ACCACATGGCGATCCCCACGCCCGCGGCCACCGCGAAGGCCCATGCCAGCGCAACGGCGGTCAGGGGTGCATCCAACCCCATCACCACCCCCACGATGATGGCGAGCGCGATGGACGCCGCGAGCGCGCCCCAGAAGCCCACGAGCAGGGGGGTCCTATCCGTCAGACGGACATGGATGCCGCCATTGCGCTGGAAGGCCCGGACGCCCAGCCTGGACTTCCGCGTGGAGTCCAACATCAGGAACAGGCCGCCGATGATGGCGAGATTGACGGGCGTGAAGCCCAGCAGCAGGAGGAGCGTACGGCCCTGCACCCCCGGCACCAGGACGGACTCCCAGGGCGAGCCCCGCCGGTAATACACCCGGACGGGAGAGCCCGAGCGGAACTCCGGCCCCGACCACGCCTTGTAGTCGTCCTCGTTCTTCACGGTGTACCGGTAGTTGTTCCCCTGGAACGTCTGCCCACCGATTTCATAGGCGTAACTCAGCGTCTCCATCCCCTGGTTGGTGATGGTCCCCATGACGCTGGGGTAGGTCATCGAGTACAGCTCCCGCGAGAGGCCGTGGAGCAGGCTCAGCTCGAACGACGCGAAGCCGAAGACGAAGGGCCCCAGCATCAGGGTGAGGCAGCCCAGGTTGACGAGACGCATGGTCCCATCCTAGCGCGCCGCCCGAGCGAAGCCTCTTTGCTACCCCGGCGGACGGGCGAGCAGCTGTTCCACCATCGGCCGCACCAGGTCCTGGCCGCGCAGCGCGGATTACCGCGAGGCCTTCGCCGCCTCGAGCGTGTTGCGCATCAACATGGCGATGGTCATGGGCCCCACGCCACCCGGCACCGGCGTGATGAACGAGGCCCGCTCCTTCGCCTTGTCGAACTCCACGTCGCCCTTGAGCTTCCCGTCCGGCATGCGGTTCATGCCGACGTCGATCACCACCGCCCCGGGTTTGATCCACTCGCCCTGGATCAGCTCCGGCACGCCCGCCGCGGCCACCAGGATGTCCGCGTTGGCCACCTCGGCCGGCAGGTTGCTCTTGCGGTGGCACACCGTCACCGTGGCGTCGGCCGCCAGCAGCATCAGCGCCATCGGCTTGCCCACGATGTTGCTGCGTCCCACCACCACCGCCCGCTTGCCGGACGGGTCACACCCTATCTCCCGCAGCAGCCGCATGATGCCGAACGGCGTGCACGGCCGCGGCGCCGGCTTGCCCGCCGACAACAGGCCCGCGTTCATCGGGTGGAAGCCGTCCACGTCCTTCTCCGGCCTCACCGCCGAGATGATCCGCTCCGCGTCGATGTGCTTGGGCAGCGGCAGTTGCACCAGGACGCCGTGCACCGCGGGATCCTTGTTCAGCTTGTCCACCAGCGACAGCAGCTCGTCCTGGGTGATCTTGTCATCCGGGTGCAGCTCCCAGGAGTTGAAGCCCACCTCCTCCGCCGCCTTCTTCTTGCCGTTGACGTAGATCTTCGAGGCGGGATCCTCTCCCACCCGGACCACCGTCAGACCCGGCACCAGGCCACGCTCGGCCTTGAGCTTCTCCACCTCCGCCTTCACCTCGGCCCTCACCCGCGCCGCCACTGCTTTTCCGTCGATCAACTGGGCCATAGCGCGGCGGACTCTATGCGAAACTCCCTCCTGGCAAGGGAGTGATGCGACCGTGGCACCTGGAAAAGTTCTCGGAGCGATGCTTGGACTGGCCCTCGGTCTGTTGATCGGAGGGCCCCTGGCCATCGTCCTGCTCGTCGTCGCCGGGCTGGTGGTGGGCCACCAGGTCGATGAGCTGAACCTCCTGCCCTCCGGCAAGGTGGAGCCGGAGAAGAACGGCAAGCCCGTCGAGACCCGCTCGCCCCAGGAGCTCGCCGCGCAGGATCACTTCGCCCGCCACCTGTGCGCCCTCTTCATCGAGGTGGCCCGCGCCGATGGGGACGTGGTGCGCGACGAGGTACGCATGGTGCGCGAGTACTTCGAGCAACGGCTCAAGTATGGCCCCGAGGCGCTC
The sequence above is drawn from the Archangium gephyra genome and encodes:
- a CDS encoding DUF3592 domain-containing protein, encoding MRLVNLGCLTLMLGPFVFGFASFELSLLHGLSRELYSMTYPSVMGTITNQGMETLSYAYEIGGQTFQGNNYRYTVKNEDDYKAWSGPEFRSGSPVRVYYRRGSPWESVLVPGVQGRTLLLLLGFTPVNLAIIGGLFLMLDSTRKSRLGVRAFQRNGGIHVRLTDRTPLLVGFWGALAASIALAIIVGVVMGLDAPLTAVALAWAFAVAAGVGIAMWWQTRLDTGDYDLILDEQAQRLSLPPMHERTKRRDLEWSAIQEVILDKETRNGKGGFSEYYRCMLRLRGGSRAELVTEWKGDQDRAANLVNWLQARLGRDESMLVAPPAPAPAPKKKKVRY
- the folD gene encoding bifunctional methylenetetrahydrofolate dehydrogenase/methenyltetrahydrofolate cyclohydrolase FolD, with amino-acid sequence MAQLIDGKAVAARVRAEVKAEVEKLKAERGLVPGLTVVRVGEDPASKIYVNGKKKAAEEVGFNSWELHPDDKITQDELLSLVDKLNKDPAVHGVLVQLPLPKHIDAERIISAVRPEKDVDGFHPMNAGLLSAGKPAPRPCTPFGIMRLLREIGCDPSGKRAVVVGRSNIVGKPMALMLLAADATVTVCHRKSNLPAEVANADILVAAAGVPELIQGEWIKPGAVVIDVGMNRMPDGKLKGDVEFDKAKERASFITPVPGGVGPMTIAMLMRNTLEAAKASR